The following are encoded in a window of Bacillota bacterium genomic DNA:
- a CDS encoding stage II sporulation protein R, whose product MEQKQNLRTIIKKSLFCLIVVALALAILFVYRYGDARGEDKWVVHDPAGPILRVHILAHDDSPAEQELKNKVRDELLASVDHYRHIISYDELIDNIGKELVPLENHLRGRLKKMDGGLDHRLKVELKEEYFPLRHYGEEIYPPGKYMALVVSIGDGKGQNWWCLLYPPLCFPLAEMTDEIEKEEEDEQAAVETMATGESESRVDEALAETWWNGLGRYLPEIEMKGRWKIKIWEWIKNCIEKE is encoded by the coding sequence ATGGAACAGAAACAAAACCTGCGAACAATAATAAAAAAAAGTTTGTTTTGTTTGATTGTGGTTGCCCTTGCTCTGGCCATTCTGTTCGTCTACCGGTACGGCGATGCGCGTGGGGAGGATAAATGGGTTGTTCATGACCCCGCCGGGCCGATATTGAGGGTGCACATACTGGCTCATGACGACAGCCCCGCAGAACAGGAGTTGAAAAATAAGGTCAGGGATGAACTGCTGGCCTCTGTTGATCATTATCGCCATATCATTTCTTACGATGAACTGATAGATAATATCGGGAAAGAACTGGTGCCACTGGAAAACCATCTTCGTGGCCGATTGAAAAAGATGGACGGAGGTCTCGATCACCGTTTGAAGGTGGAGTTGAAGGAAGAATATTTTCCATTGCGGCATTACGGTGAAGAGATCTATCCCCCGGGTAAATACATGGCCCTTGTTGTCAGCATCGGTGATGGAAAGGGTCAAAATTGGTGGTGCCTTCTCTATCCGCCGCTTTGTTTCCCCCTGGCGGAGATGACCGATGAGATTGAAAAAGAGGAAGAAGACGAGCAGGCTGCCGTAGAAACGATGGCGACGGGAGAAAGCGAAAGCAGGGTTGATGAAGCCCTTGCAGAGACGTGGTGGAACGGGTTGGGGCGTTACCTTCCGGAAATTGAAATGAAGGGGCGGTGGAAAATCAAAATCTGGGAATGGATCAAAAACTGCATTGAAAAAGAATAG
- the nikR gene encoding nickel-responsive transcriptional regulator NikR yields MSGLTRFGISIDEDLLARFDQEIVDKGYKNRSEAIRDLIRNQLVEQDWKDEDEEVAGTITLVYNHHTRGLSDLLTELQHAYNQLILSTMHVHLDRHNCLEILVVKGKVREAKEIADKLLSVKGVLHGKLTVTSTGKNL; encoded by the coding sequence GTGTCGGGCTTAACCAGATTTGGCATCTCTATCGACGAAGATCTTCTGGCCCGCTTTGATCAGGAGATCGTGGACAAGGGCTACAAAAACCGTTCTGAAGCAATCAGGGATCTGATCCGCAATCAGCTCGTGGAGCAGGACTGGAAAGATGAAGACGAGGAAGTGGCAGGAACCATAACATTGGTCTACAATCACCATACACGGGGGCTTTCCGATCTTTTGACTGAACTGCAACATGCCTACAACCAGCTCATCCTTTCCACGATGCATGTCCACCTTGACCGTCACAACTGTCTCGAGATTCTCGTGGTCAAGGGCAAGGTCAGGGAAGCAAAAGAAATCGCAGACAAGCTGTTGAGTGTAAAAGGGGTCCTGCATGGGAAACTAACAGTCACCTCTACGGGAAAAAATCTCTAG
- the sigG gene encoding RNA polymerase sporulation sigma factor SigG → MLPRKVQISGVNTYKLPVINNKKMIELLRDLKDGDESARQKLIEGNLRLVLSILQRFKNRGESLDDLFQVGCIGLMKAIDNFELEQKVNFSTYAVPMIIGEIKRYLRDNNNSIHISRSIKNLAHRIQQTREMLTKDHLREVTLKEIAAELDITVEEAVFALNSCHDPLSLHDPVFNDSTDPVYIMDLISDQCQTAENWIENIAIKEALDKLPPREKEILEARFFEGKTQLEIAGEIGISQAQVSRLEKAALKFLRHRYYQEQKEQKKREEGGV, encoded by the coding sequence ATGTTGCCGAGGAAAGTCCAGATAAGCGGGGTTAACACTTACAAACTTCCCGTGATCAACAACAAAAAAATGATCGAGCTGCTGCGTGATCTGAAAGATGGGGATGAAAGTGCACGGCAGAAACTTATCGAGGGGAATTTGCGGCTGGTCCTCAGCATCCTGCAGAGGTTCAAGAACCGGGGCGAATCCCTGGACGATCTCTTCCAGGTTGGATGTATCGGGCTGATGAAGGCCATTGACAATTTTGAACTTGAACAAAAAGTGAATTTTTCCACCTATGCCGTCCCCATGATCATCGGGGAAATCAAACGCTATCTTCGGGACAACAACAACAGCATCCATATCAGCCGTTCCATAAAGAACCTTGCCCACCGCATACAGCAGACGCGTGAGATGCTGACCAAGGATCACCTGCGTGAGGTCACCCTCAAGGAAATTGCCGCCGAACTTGATATCACCGTTGAAGAGGCTGTATTTGCCCTGAACTCATGCCATGACCCTCTTTCGCTGCATGACCCCGTCTTCAATGACAGTACCGATCCGGTCTATATCATGGATCTCATCAGCGACCAGTGCCAGACTGCTGAAAATTGGATTGAAAACATCGCTATCAAGGAAGCTCTGGACAAATTGCCACCCCGGGAGAAGGAAATCCTTGAAGCCAGGTTTTTTGAGGGGAAGACACAGCTTGAAATAGCCGGGGAGATTGGCATCTCCCAGGCCCAGGTTTCCCGGCTGGAGAAGGCGGCATTGAAATTTTTGCGCCATCGCTATTATCAGGAACAGAAAGAACAGAAAAAAAGGGAAGAAGGGGGGGTATAG
- a CDS encoding DUF1385 domain-containing protein: protein MIGGQAVLDGVMMRNREKMVIACRDQQGKINISHQKLSPLADRHPFWGWFFFRGIVAFFESMVIGVRALNISTELVFEGEDQAMGPVHTAISVFLGLAIGIGLFFLLPTFLVRYLPSIFPALNNHPLILNLAEGLLRIALFVSYIVAISLWGEIKAFFAYHGAEHKAINCLEAGEELVVEKAEKYGVQHLRCGTSYLLIVMVVSILLFSFFGWPSLWQRFLIRLALLPVVAGTAYEIIRWSSKSRIRCLEYVAYPGLWLQKLTTSEPDRGQIEVALASLKALLGMEGPPSAEEVEEHVEKTR, encoded by the coding sequence ATGATCGGGGGCCAGGCTGTTCTGGATGGCGTGATGATGCGCAATCGCGAGAAGATGGTCATCGCCTGCCGCGATCAGCAGGGAAAGATCAACATATCCCATCAGAAACTATCGCCCCTGGCAGACCGTCATCCCTTCTGGGGGTGGTTTTTTTTCCGGGGAATTGTGGCTTTCTTCGAATCCATGGTCATCGGTGTCCGGGCGCTGAATATTTCAACGGAGCTGGTTTTCGAAGGGGAAGATCAGGCGATGGGCCCCGTGCATACGGCCATAAGTGTTTTTCTGGGACTGGCCATCGGCATTGGACTTTTTTTCCTGCTGCCCACTTTTCTGGTGCGTTATCTTCCATCCATCTTTCCCGCGTTGAACAATCATCCGCTGATACTGAATCTGGCCGAGGGCCTTCTGAGGATAGCCCTGTTTGTGTCGTATATTGTTGCCATCTCGCTCTGGGGTGAAATCAAAGCGTTTTTCGCCTACCACGGAGCGGAGCACAAGGCGATCAATTGTCTGGAGGCGGGAGAGGAGCTGGTGGTGGAAAAGGCGGAGAAATACGGTGTCCAACATCTGCGGTGCGGAACCAGCTACCTGCTAATCGTGATGGTGGTCAGCATTCTGTTATTCTCCTTCTTTGGCTGGCCTTCGTTGTGGCAACGTTTTTTGATCAGATTGGCCCTGTTGCCGGTCGTTGCCGGGACGGCCTACGAGATCATCCGCTGGTCATCAAAAAGCAGGATCAGGTGCCTTGAATATGTTGCATACCCGGGGTTATGGCTGCAAAAACTTACGACCAGTGAACCCGACCGGGGTCAGATAGAGGTTGCTCTGGCTTCGTTGAAAGCATTGCTGGGCATGGAAGGGCCGCCATCGGCAGAGGAGGTTGAGGAACATGTTGAAAAAACTAGATGA
- a CDS encoding Na/Pi cotransporter family protein translates to MWLNLIFSLVGGLGLFFVGIQMMASGMQKAAGDKLRRILEALTANPLVAVFTGIVITILIQSSSTATVMVVGFVNAGIMTLSQAIATIIGSNIGTTLTAQIISFKIDFLALPAIGVGALLNFLGKRRLHKYIGQTILGFGLLFMGLMTMSAGMNPLKEMPAFQNMLIYFSDYPLLGVLAATAFTALIQNSGAVTVIIISLALQDAISFSAAVPFVLGANLGTCVTALIASFGASLSARRAVAAHIFFNLFGVVLTLLLLKPFTWLVMHTASTIPRQIANAHTLFNVFTAAIVMLFFNRFNYLIEKIVPGEEKVVERGSKYLDRRMLRTPEPAIAGLRQEIIRMGDIAREMLKEAVEVFIGNGKKKIKHVYQMEELVDGIEKEIAFFVADLSQHSLSSSQSWALARIMSASNDIERIGDHAQNILELAEEKIENRLPFSPEALSELRQMHKKVDVMLEKSILAFEREDGDLAWTVIKSDDEIDHMEKKLRKQHISRINEKRCYPASGVLFLDAISNLERAADHTVNIAESIIGEF, encoded by the coding sequence ATGTGGTTGAATTTGATCTTCAGCTTGGTCGGAGGCCTGGGGCTTTTTTTTGTGGGGATACAGATGATGGCTTCGGGGATGCAGAAAGCGGCGGGAGACAAATTGCGGCGCATTCTGGAGGCTCTGACGGCCAACCCTTTGGTTGCCGTTTTCACAGGTATAGTTATTACCATATTGATTCAAAGCAGTAGCACAGCCACCGTGATGGTGGTCGGTTTCGTCAATGCCGGGATAATGACCCTCTCGCAAGCCATAGCCACGATCATCGGTTCCAACATCGGAACCACACTCACGGCCCAGATAATTTCGTTTAAAATAGATTTTCTGGCCCTGCCGGCAATCGGAGTCGGGGCCCTTTTGAATTTTCTGGGGAAGCGCCGGCTTCACAAGTACATAGGACAGACCATCCTTGGATTTGGCCTCCTGTTCATGGGGCTCATGACCATGTCGGCGGGTATGAACCCCCTGAAAGAAATGCCCGCTTTCCAGAACATGTTGATCTACTTCAGCGACTACCCTCTTCTGGGAGTACTGGCCGCGACAGCCTTTACCGCTCTTATCCAGAATAGCGGGGCGGTGACCGTGATTATAATCTCATTGGCACTGCAGGATGCGATCAGCTTTTCAGCGGCGGTTCCCTTTGTACTTGGTGCCAACCTGGGTACCTGCGTCACAGCGCTGATCGCCAGTTTCGGGGCCAGCCTTTCAGCCCGGAGGGCTGTTGCCGCGCATATCTTTTTCAATCTGTTCGGGGTGGTTCTGACCCTGCTACTGTTGAAACCTTTTACCTGGCTGGTGATGCATACGGCCTCGACCATTCCCCGGCAGATTGCCAATGCCCATACGCTGTTCAACGTATTTACAGCGGCAATCGTGATGCTCTTTTTCAACCGCTTCAATTACCTGATCGAAAAAATCGTGCCCGGCGAGGAGAAGGTTGTCGAGCGGGGCAGCAAATATCTTGACCGCCGTATGTTGAGGACCCCCGAACCGGCCATTGCCGGGTTGCGCCAGGAGATTATCCGCATGGGGGACATCGCCCGCGAGATGCTCAAAGAAGCCGTGGAGGTTTTTATCGGAAACGGGAAGAAGAAGATCAAACATGTCTATCAGATGGAAGAACTGGTGGATGGGATCGAGAAAGAGATTGCCTTTTTTGTGGCCGATCTTTCCCAGCATTCGTTGTCCTCGAGCCAATCCTGGGCGCTGGCCCGGATCATGTCGGCTTCCAACGACATAGAGCGTATCGGTGATCACGCCCAGAACATACTGGAACTGGCCGAGGAAAAAATTGAGAACAGGCTTCCTTTTTCTCCCGAGGCGCTCTCCGAATTGCGGCAGATGCATAAAAAAGTTGATGTTATGCTGGAAAAATCAATCCTCGCCTTCGAGCGTGAAGACGGAGACCTGGCCTGGACGGTCATCAAGAGCGATGATGAGATCGACCACATGGAGAAAAAACTTAGAAAACAGCATATCAGCAGGATCAATGAAAAAAGATGTTACCCGGCCTCGGGTGTGCTGTTCCTGGACGCCATAAGCAATCTGGAACGTGCTGCAGACCATACAGTCAACATTGCCGAATCCATCATCGGGGAATTTTAA
- the prfA gene encoding peptide chain release factor 1, whose protein sequence is MLKKLDDLENTYMELEKKISLPETMARMELWQKYLKEHSSLTETVNIYREFKKTRDELSQAEEMLAEKPDREMVEYLNEEISELSARKKELEERLKVLLLPRDPGDEKNVIIEIRAGTGGEEAALFSADLMRMYTRYAERNNWKIELLDMNSTDIGGIKEVVFAVEGKNVYSRLKFESGVHRVQRVPVTESGGRIHTSAATVAVLPEMEEIELEIKPQDLRIDIFCSTGPGGQSVNTTQSAVRITHLPSGVVATCQDEKSQLKNKEKAMRVLRSRVYEKMQQEQEAELAMERRNQVGSGDRSERIRTYNFPQNRVTDHRIKLTLHKLDIVLDGTLDEIIDPLIRNNQARLLSTVGE, encoded by the coding sequence ATGTTGAAAAAACTAGATGACCTGGAAAATACCTACATGGAGCTTGAGAAAAAAATCAGTTTGCCGGAGACCATGGCTCGGATGGAATTATGGCAGAAGTATTTGAAAGAACATTCTTCCCTGACGGAGACCGTGAACATATACCGCGAATTCAAGAAAACCCGGGACGAACTGTCCCAGGCCGAGGAGATGCTGGCTGAAAAACCGGACAGGGAGATGGTCGAATACCTGAACGAAGAAATATCCGAACTGTCAGCACGAAAAAAGGAACTGGAAGAGCGCTTGAAAGTATTACTTCTTCCCCGGGATCCGGGCGATGAAAAGAATGTCATTATCGAGATAAGGGCCGGAACCGGAGGCGAGGAGGCTGCCCTTTTTTCGGCCGATCTGATGAGGATGTACACCCGCTATGCGGAACGCAACAACTGGAAAATTGAACTCCTGGACATGAATTCCACGGATATAGGGGGCATCAAGGAAGTGGTTTTCGCGGTGGAAGGCAAGAATGTTTACAGCCGCCTCAAATTTGAAAGCGGGGTCCATCGTGTGCAGCGGGTACCGGTAACCGAATCCGGCGGGAGAATCCATACCTCGGCGGCCACCGTGGCCGTGCTTCCCGAGATGGAGGAGATAGAACTGGAAATAAAGCCCCAGGATCTGCGTATTGATATTTTCTGTTCAACGGGACCCGGTGGCCAGAGCGTGAACACCACCCAATCGGCTGTGCGCATCACTCACCTGCCCTCGGGGGTGGTGGCCACCTGCCAGGATGAGAAATCCCAGCTGAAGAACAAGGAGAAGGCGATGAGGGTTTTACGTTCGCGGGTTTATGAAAAAATGCAGCAGGAACAGGAAGCTGAACTGGCCATGGAGCGAAGAAACCAGGTTGGTTCAGGGGACCGGAGCGAACGGATCAGAACTTATAATTTCCCCCAGAACCGGGTCACGGACCACCGTATCAAGTTGACCTTGCACAAGCTTGACATCGTTCTTGATGGCACGCTGGACGAGATCATCGACCCGTTGATCAGAAACAATCAGGCCCGGTTGTTATCCACGGTGGGTGAATAA
- the rpmE gene encoding 50S ribosomal protein L31 yields the protein MKAEIHPKYYRAKITCACGESFETGSTKENIRIDICSRCHPFFTGKQKFVDTGGRVERFKRKYGI from the coding sequence ATGAAAGCGGAGATTCATCCCAAGTATTACAGGGCAAAGATTACCTGTGCATGCGGGGAATCGTTCGAGACAGGTTCCACGAAGGAGAACATCAGGATAGATATCTGTTCTCGCTGCCATCCCTTCTTTACCGGCAAGCAGAAATTTGTAGATACCGGGGGTAGGGTGGAGCGGTTCAAACGTAAATATGGGATATAA
- the prmC gene encoding peptide chain release factor N(5)-glutamine methyltransferase, with translation MDRPETTVGAAVRNATAALGNAGIGGSRDEAEIILAAVMKIPRWKLIVDSGQKIPPRVEEAYEKAVLARAGRCPLPYILGVKEFYGADFHVSPAVLIPRPETEFVVEAVMAALGENGSAKGEGLNIIEMGTGSGAIVVTLARLLPAARFQAVDISAAALSIARRNALNQGVEKRIRFLKSDYWKIFDGREERFEVIVSNPPYIPSSKIKTLSPEIKDHEPTRALDGGRDGLDSYRSLLSGLREHATPSALLVMEIGVEVADAVKELCKQVAMVASLKVIKDYQGHDRVVVARLR, from the coding sequence ATGGATCGACCCGAAACAACTGTGGGAGCGGCGGTACGGAATGCCACCGCTGCCCTCGGGAACGCGGGAATCGGCGGGAGCCGCGATGAAGCCGAAATAATCTTGGCGGCCGTGATGAAGATACCGCGCTGGAAATTGATCGTCGACAGCGGGCAGAAAATCCCCCCCCGTGTGGAGGAAGCCTACGAAAAAGCGGTTCTGGCCCGTGCCGGCCGTTGTCCCCTGCCCTATATCCTGGGCGTGAAGGAATTCTACGGAGCAGATTTTCATGTTTCCCCCGCAGTGTTGATCCCCCGTCCAGAGACCGAATTTGTTGTAGAAGCCGTGATGGCCGCTCTCGGGGAGAACGGTTCGGCAAAAGGTGAAGGTTTGAATATTATCGAGATGGGTACCGGAAGTGGTGCTATCGTGGTGACACTGGCGCGGCTCCTGCCTGCAGCCCGTTTTCAGGCCGTGGACATCTCCGCGGCGGCGCTCAGCATTGCCCGGAGGAACGCTCTGAATCAGGGCGTTGAAAAAAGAATCCGTTTTCTGAAAAGCGACTACTGGAAAATATTTGATGGCCGGGAAGAACGTTTCGAGGTGATCGTGTCCAACCCCCCCTACATCCCCAGCAGCAAGATCAAGACACTTTCACCCGAGATAAAGGACCATGAACCGACCCGGGCGCTTGACGGAGGCCGGGATGGTCTCGACAGTTACCGCTCCCTTCTGTCCGGATTGCGGGAACATGCTACCCCATCGGCACTGCTGGTCATGGAAATAGGCGTTGAAGTTGCGGATGCGGTCAAGGAATTATGCAAACAGGTAGCCATGGTTGCTTCCCTGAAGGTCATCAAAGACTACCAGGGTCACGACAGGGTGGTCGTGGCCCGGTTAAGATAA